A genomic region of Cannabis sativa cultivar Pink pepper isolate KNU-18-1 chromosome 1, ASM2916894v1, whole genome shotgun sequence contains the following coding sequences:
- the LOC133030904 gene encoding mitochondrial import inner membrane translocase subunit TIM22-1-like yields MATSTPDNEVPNASPIPKEVEKPPIEPIRLPTVEEIRGQDIWNNCAVRSVFSGVMGGALGLAMGLFIGSLDNPITRDEMSGKQQFVYQAKQMGRRSWSSAKAFAVMGFVFSAAECVIEKARAKHDTTNTVVAGCVTGGTISAKD; encoded by the exons ATGGCTACTTCTACTCCCGATAATGAAGTTCCCAATGCTTCTCCCATCCCCAAAGAAGTAGAGAAGCCTCCGATTGAGCCCATAAGGTTGCCCACTGTTGAGGAAATTCGCGGCCAAGACATTTGGAACAACTGTGCTGTTCGTAGTGTCTTTAGTGGAGTCATGG GTGGCGCTCTTGGGTTGGCCATGGGTTTGTTTATAGGTTCTCTAGATAATCCTATAACTCGAGATGAGATGAGTGGTAAGCAGCAATTTGTTTATCAGGCAAAGCAGATGGGGCGCAGGAGCTGGAGTTCTGCAAAGGCATTTGCTGTTATGGGATTTGTTTTCTCTGCGGCCGAGTGCGTTATTGAAAAG GCGCGAGCAAAGCATGACACAACAAATACAGTTGTTGCTGGCTGTGTTACTGGGGGTACAATATCGGCAAAAG ATTGA
- the LOC133036974 gene encoding uncharacterized protein LOC133036974: MATIDKSWTKIRNHGCHEFWNGLQAFLAMASEHKDCDGRIRCPCVRCINSRFEKIDRVRAHVFDRGFMQGYEKWIYQGEPEDVVDDVAVADVESEDEMIPILEDFFPPTTEDVEEEDEQPTTNPHFDDLFEEIEAELYPGCDWISSLNFLAKLLHLKVRGKIPNNIFEELLKLLKFAFPKENNIPATYYEAKKRLKKLGLGYDSIHVCLYNCCLFYKENASKEACPVCGTSRWVTSENGKAKKVPCKVMRYFPLTPRLKRLYSSRITAKSMIWHHTGKSKDDGVLRHPVDGLAWKDFDAKHPEFARDQRNVRLGLAADGFNPFGNMSLAYSMWPVVLANYNLPPWLCMKDNYFLLSTLILGAKSPSKDMDIFLRPLVDELKELWNNGVPTRDSSTNSMFTMRAALLWTVNDFPARSSLSGWSGQGYKACPTCNEDTTSIRVIGKTSYVGHRRFLPSNHAMRRDTRFDGKVERRPLPRRFTCEEILSQVNNLEPQIPGHHENFGGVKRRRVAETCNWRKKKYFLRVGVLEHEYFKTQH, encoded by the coding sequence ATGGCGACAATCGATAAGTCTTGGACCAAAATAAGAAATCATGGTTGCCATGAATTTTGGAATGGTCTACAAGCCTTTTTAGCAATGGCATCAGAACATAAGGATTGTGATGGAAGAATTCGATGTCCTTGTGTGAGATGTATAAATagtaggtttgaaaaaatagataggGTTAGAGCACACGTATTTGATCGAGGTTTCATGCAAGGATATGAGAAGTGGATTTATCAAGGCGAGCCTGAGGATGTTGTCGATGATGTAGCAGTTGCCGATGTTGAATCAGAGGATGAAATGATTCCTATTCTAGAAGACTTCTTTCCCCCAACAACAGAGGatgtagaagaagaagatgaacaacCAACCACAAACCCTCATTTTGATGACTTATTTGAGGAAATTGAAGCTGAATTGTATCCCGGTTGTGATTGGATTTCGTCTCTCAACTTTTTAGCAAAGCTATTGCATCTAAAAGTTAGAGGAAAAATTCCTAATAACATCTTTGAAGAATTGTTGAAGCTTTTAAAGTTTGCATTTCCGaaggaaaataatattccaGCAACTTACTACGAGGCAAAAAAGAGATTGAAGAAATTAGGCTTGGGTTATGACTCTATCCATGTCTGTTTGTATAATTGTTGCCTATTTTATAAGGAGAATGCATCCAAGGAGGCTTGTCCAGTTTGCGGAACTAGTCGTTGGGTTACTTCCGAGAACGGCAAAGCAAAAAAAGTTCCTTGCAAAGTCATGCGATACTTTCCGTTGACACCTCGACTTAAAAGATTATATAGTTCGAGGATTACAGCGAAGAGCATGATATGGCATCATACtggaaaatcaaaagatgatggGGTGTTGCGACACCCGGTTGATGGTTTAGCTTGGAAAGACTTTGATGCGAAACATCCCGAGTTTGCAAGGGACCAAAGAAATGTTCGACTTGGGTTAGCTGCTGATGGgtttaatccatttggcaacatgagtcTTGCATACAGCATGTGGCCAGTGGTGTTGGCTAACTATAATCTACCACCTTGGTTATGTAtgaaagataattattttttgctatCTACCCTAATTCTTGGTGCAAAATCTCCTAGCAAAGACatggatatatttttaagaCCTTTGGTGGATGAATTAAAGGAGTTGTGGAATAATGGGGTACCAACGAGAGATAGTTCGACCAACTCGATGTTCACCATGCGTGCTGCGCTTTTGTGGACAGTGAATGATTTTCCTGCTCGTAGTAGCTTGTCTGGGTGGAGTGGTCAAGGTTATAAAGCTTGCCCTACTTGTAATGAAGACACAACGTCCATTCGAGTGATCGGGAAGACATCATATGTTGGTCATAGAAGGTTCTTGCCAAGTAACCATGCAATGAGAAGGGATACTCGATTTGATGGTAAAGTTGAAAGAAGACCTCTTCCAAGACGATTTACTTGTGAAGAGATATTATCACAAGTTAATAATCTCGAACCCCAAATTCCTGGACATCATGAAAATTTTGGGGGCGTGAAACGTAGAAGAGTTGCAGAAACTTGTAATTGGaggaaaaaaaagtattttctacGAGTTGGAGTATTGGAGCACGAATATTTTAAAACACAACATTGA